One part of the Haliaeetus albicilla chromosome 9, bHalAlb1.1, whole genome shotgun sequence genome encodes these proteins:
- the ATP2A3 gene encoding LOW QUALITY PROTEIN: sarcoplasmic/endoplasmic reticulum calcium ATPase 3 (The sequence of the model RefSeq protein was modified relative to this genomic sequence to represent the inferred CDS: deleted 2 bases in 1 codon) has product MEAAHSLPVLDVLRRFGVSESCGLSPEQVRRNREKYGPNELPAEEGKSLWELVLEQFEDLLVRILLMAAFLSFILAWFEEGEETTTAFVEPIVIIMILIANAVVGVWQERNAESAIEALKEYEPEMGKVIRADRSGVQRIRARDIVPGDIVEVAVGDKVPADIRIIEIRSTTLRVDQSILTGESVSVIKHADPIPDPRAVNQDKKNMLFSGTNIAAGKAVGVVIATGVYTEIGKIRNQMVETEPEKTPLQQKLDEFSQQLSKVIFLVCIAVWVINVSHFSDPVHGGSWFRGAIYYFKISVALAVAAIPEGLPAVITTCLALGTRRMAKKNAIVRSLPSVETLGCTSVICSDKTGTLTTNQMSVCRMFIMEKVEGAQCSLHEFSITGSTYAPEGQILKDEQPVRCGQYDGLVELATICALCNDSSLDYNESKKVYEKVGEATETALTCLVEKMNVFNTDTSKLSKVERANACNSVIKQLMRKECTLEFSRDRKSMSVYCTPTGPGHNSAGSKMFVKGAPESVIERCSHVRVGTARVPLTTPVREKILSRIRDWGMGIDTLRCLALATHDAPVRRETMQLHDSAAFVHYENNLTFVGCVGMLDPPRKEVTSSIEMCRKAGIRVIMITGDNKGTAVAICRRIGIFSENEDVAGKAYTGREFDELPPEAQRQACRDARCFARVEPTHKSRIVEYLQSFHEITAMTGDGVNDAPALKKAEIGIAMGSGTAVAKSAAEMVLSDDNFSTIVSAVEEGRAIYNNMKQFIRYLISSNVGEVVCIFLTAILGLPEALIPVQLLWVNLVTDGLPATALGFNPPDLDIMDKLPRNPKEPLISGWLFFRYLAIGVYVGLATVGAATWWFLYDAEGPQVSFHQLRNFMRCTEDNPIFEGIDCEIFESRYPTTMALSVLVTIEMCNALNSVSENQSLLRMPPWLNIWLLGAIVMSMALHFLILYVKPMPLIFQVTPLSWPQWVVVMKISLPVILLDEGLKYLSRNHLDGILRTLRHVERGAPVENLQDSRAREKRTRNE; this is encoded by the exons AGCTCCCTGCAGAAGAAG GAAAGTCCCTCTGGGAGTtggtgctggagcagtttgaaGATCTTCTTGTCCGCATCCTTTTGATGGCAGCTTTTCTGTCCTTC ATCCTGGCCTGGTttgaagaaggagaggagacCACGACGGCGTTCGTGGAGCCCATCGTCATTATTATGATCCTGATCGCCAATGCCGTGGTGGGTGTGTGGCAG GAGAGAAACGCCGAGAGTGCCATCGAAGCCTTGAAGGAGTACGAGCCCGAGATGGGGAAGGTGATCCGTGCCGACCGCAGCGGGGTGCAGCGGATCCGTGCCCGGGACATTGTCCCTGGGGACATCGTGGAGGTGGCAG TTGGTGACAAGGTGCCGGCGGACATACGGATCATTGAAATCCGGTCCACCACCCTGCGGGTCGACCAGTCCATCCTCACAG GAGAGTCTGTGTCGGTGATCAAACATGCTGACCCCATCCCTGACCCCCGAGCTGTCAACCAGGACAAGAAGAACATGCTTTTCTCC GGCACCAACATCGCAGCTGGGAAGGCTGTAGGGGTTGTCATTGCAACAGGGGTGTACACCGAGATCGGGAAGATCCGAAACCAGATGGTGGAGACCGAGCCCGAGAAGACCCCCTTGCAGCAGAAGCTGGATGAGTTCAGCCAGCAGCTCTCCAAAGTGATCTTCCTGGTGTGCATCGCTGTCTGGGTCATCAACGTCAGCCACTTCAGTGACCCCGTCCACGGCGGCTCCTGGTTTCGGGGGGCCATCTACTATTTCAAGATTTCGGTGGCACTGGCGGTGGCTGCCATTCCTGAGGGTCTTCCGGCCGTCATCACCACCTGCCTGGCGCTGGGCACGCGCCGAATGGCCAAGAAGAACGCCATCGTCCGGAGCCTGCCCTCGGTGGAGACCCTGGGCTGCACCTCTGTCATCTGCTCCGACAAGACCGGCACCCTCACCACCAACCAGATGTCCGTCTGCCGG ATGTTCATTATGGAGAAGGTGGAGGGTGCCCAGTGCAGCCTGCACGAGTTCAGCATCACCGGCTCCACCTACGCCCCCGAGGGACAGAT CCTGAAGGACGAGCAGCCGGTGCGGTGCGGGCAGTACGACGGGCTGGTGGAGCTGGCCACCATCTGCGCCCTCTGCAACGACTCCTCGCTGGACTACAACGAG TCCAAAAAAGTCTATGAGAAGGTGGGGGAAGCCACTGAAACAGCCCTGACGTGCCTGGTGGAGAAGATGAACGTCTTCAACACCGACACCAGCAAACTCTCCAAGGTGGAGCGAGCCAACGCCTGCAATTCG GTGATCAAGCAGCTGATGAGGAAGGAGTGCACGCTGGAGTTCTCCCGCGACCGCAAGTCCATGTCAGTGTACTGCACGCCCACCGGCCCCGGCCACAACTCCGCTGGCAGCAAGATGTTTGTCAAG GGTGCCCCGGAAAGCGTGATCGAGCGCTGCAGCCACGTCCGTGTGGGCACTGCCAGAGTCCCGCTGACGACCCCGGTGCGGGAGAAGATCTTGAGCAGGATCCGGGACTGGGGCATGGGCATCGACACGCTGCGCTGCCTGGCCCTGGCCACCCACGATGCGCCCGTCCGCAGGGAGACCATGCAGCTGCACGACTCCGCCGCCTTCGTCCACTATGAG AACAACCTGACCTTCGTGGGCTGCGTGGGGATGCTGGACCCTCCCCGCAAGGAGGTCACCTCTTCCATTGAGATGTGCCGCAAGGCCGGCATCCGCGTCATCATGATCACCGGTGACAACAAGGGCACGGCGGTGGCCATCTGCCGCAGGATCGGCATCTTCTCAGAGAACGAGGACGTGGCCGGCAAAGCCTACACGGGCCGGGAGTTTGACGAGCTGCCCCCCGAGGCGCAGCGGCAGGCGTGCCGCGATGCACGATGCTTCGCCCGCGTGGAGCCGACGCACAAGTCCCGCATCGTCGAATACCTCCAGTCCTTCCACGAGATCACCGCCATG ACAGGCGACGGCGTCAACGACGCCCCGGccctgaagaaagcagagattggCATCGCCATGGGGTCGGGCACGGCCGTCGCCAAGTCGGCTGCCGAGATGGTGCTCTCCGATGACAACTTCTCCACCATCGTGTCGGCCGTCGAGGAGGGCAGGGCCATTTACAACAACATGAAGCAGTTCATCCGCTATCTCATCTCCTCCAACGTCGGGGAGGTTGTTTG catCTTCCTGACGGCCATCCTGGGCTTGCCCGAGGCCCtcatccctgtgcagctgctgTGGGTGAACCTGGTGACGGACGGGCTGCCGGCCACTGCGCTGGGCTTCAACCCTCCTGACCTGGACATCATGGACAAGCTGCCCCGCAACCCCAAGGAGCCCCTCATCAGCGGCTGGCTCTTCTTCCGCTACCTGGCCATCGGAG TGTACGTTGGCCTGGCCACGGTGGGTGCAGCGACCTGGTGGTTCTTGTACGACGCCGAGGGACCACAGGTCTCCTTCCATCAGCTG AGGAACTTCATGAGGTGCACTGAGGACAACCCCATCTTCGAAGGAATCGACTGTGAGATCTTCGAGTCCCGATACCCGACCACCATGGCTCTGTCCGTGCTCGTGACAATTGAAATGTGCAATGCTCTGAACAG TGTCTCTGAGAACCAGTCGCTGCTGCGGATGCCACCATGGCTCAACATCTGGCTGCTGGGGGCCATCGTCATGTCCATGGCTCTGCACTTCCTCATCCTCTACGTCAAGCCCATGCCT CTCATCTTCCAGGTAACCCCCCTGAGCTGGCCGCAGTGGGTGGTTGTGATGAAAATCTCCCTGCCCGTTATCCTGCTGGACGAAGGACTCAAGTACCTTTCCCGCAACCACCTGGACG GCATTCTCAGGACGTTAAGACAC GTGGAGCGGGGAGCACCAGTTGAAAACCTGCAGGACTCCAGAGCAAGG